The window TGATTATCAACGCCGATGGGAATCCCAGAGGAACTCGTGTATTTGGCCCTGTAGCGCGGGAACTACGGGATAAGAATTTCACCAAAATTGTTTCTCTTGCACCGGAGGTTCTTTAATGTCCAAGAAAACAACATCCGATAAATCCCAACGGTATAAAATGCACGTCAAAAAAGGCGACACTGTGCAGGTGATTACGGGTAGCGATCGAGGAAAGGTTGGAGAAATCCTACGAGTCCTCCCTAAAGTGAGCAAAGTCGTTGTTAAAGATGTTAACGTGAGAACTAAGCACGTTAAACCTCGTCAAGAGGGTGAATCCGGTCAAATTACGACCTTTGAAGCTCCGATTCATAGTTCTAACGTCATGCTGTATTCCACCAAAGAAAACGTTGCCAGTCGTGCGTGTTATACCTTTACCGACGATGGCCGCAAGGTGAGAATGCTGAAAAAAACCGGTGAAATTATTGATTAAAGAGGGAACAGGGATTTCCCCATTACCTATTACCCATTACCCATTCGTAATTCGTAATTCGTAATTCGTAATTCCAACTGTCAACAATTATCCTGACCAAGCCCAGGGTTCATAAAGAGCAACAACTATGGTAGCTAAACTCAAGACGATCTACTTGGACAAAATCGTTCCCAAAATGATGGATCAGTTCAAATATGAAAATATCCATCAAGTGCCTAAGATTGTTAAAATCACGGTCAACCGGGGTTTAGGCGAGGCTTCTCAAAATGCCAAAGCTTTAGAGTCCTCCATCAATGAATTAGCTGTGATTACGGGACAAAAACCTGTTGTCACCCGTGCTAAAAAAGCGATTGCCGGGTTCAAAATTCGCAAAGGAATGCCCGTCGGTGTGATGGTAACCTTACGTTCAGACCGGATGTATGCCTTCTTAGACCGACTGATTAATTTATCTTTGCCTCGGATTCGTGATTTTCGCGGCGTCAGTGGCAAGAGTTTTGATGGTCGAGGAAATTACAGTTTGGGTGTCCGAGAACAATTGATCTTTCCTGAAATTAACTATGACAGTATTGATCAAATTCGAGGCTTAGATATTGCAATTGTGACCACAGCCAAAACCGACGAAGAAGGGCGAGCTTTGCTCAAAGAAATGGGAATGCCCTTCCGGGACAGCTAGTGTGGAACAGGCATCTTGCCTGTAACTTAAAGTAACTGAGGAAACTATGGCGGCAAACGATACCATTGCGGATATGTTGACGCGCATTCGCAATTCTTGCATGGCGCGGCATCAAACTACACAAATTCCTTCTACAAAAATGACCCGTAGTATTGCCCAAGTTCTTAAACAAGAAGGCTTTATTGGGGATTTTGAAGAAACTGGCGAAGGCATTAAAAAATACTTGGTTGTCTCTCTCAAGTACAACTCTAAAACGAAGGCTCCCACCATTCAGAAGTTACAGCGAGTCAGCCGACCGGGTTTGCGAGTGTATCGCAACCGCAAAGAACTCCCTCGCGTTTTAGGTGGTATTGGTGTAGCTATTATTTCTACATCTCGCGGGGTGATGACTGACCGAGAAGCTCGACGTCAAGGACTCGGTGGTGAAGTGCTTTGTTACATTTGGTAGAGACGTGCCATGGCACGTCTGTACGCATGGCACGTCTGTACAGAGTGTCTGTTGTGTGTTGAGCGTTGAGGTGTTCATTGTCAACTGTCAACTGTCAACTGTCCACCGTCAACTGTCAACCGTTAACTGTCAACAAATAGATAACTATGTCTAGAATTGGTAAACGTCCAATTTCGGTACCTAAGCAAGTCACTCTTACTATTAATGGTCAACAGGTGACTGTTAAAGGCCCCAAGGGTGAGCTTTCTCGTGTTCTCCCCCCCGAAGTTGTTGTGGAACAGGATGGAGAAACTGTGAATGTCAAACGAGCTTCTGAGTCCCGGACTGCTCGTCAGCGTCATGGCCTTTGTCGAACTCTTGTATCTAATATGGTCGAAGGGGTTTCTAATGGGTTTGAACGTCGTTTAGAAATCCAAGGGGTGGGTTATCGGGCATCGGTGCAAGGGACAAACCTAGTGTTAAACGTGGGTTACAGTAAACCCGTAGAAATGATACCGCCGGAAGGCATTCGCGTTGCTGTTGAAAATAACACGAATGTGATCATTAGCGGGATTGACAAGGAAATTGTCGGTAATATGGCCGCCCGCGTTCGGGCTGTGCGTCCCCCAGAACCTTATAAAGGCAAAGGCATTCGTTATCAAGGCGAAGTGGTCAGACGTAAAGCTGGTAAAACTGGTAAGGGTGGGAAAAAATAAACTATGAAACTAACTCGTCAAGAATCCCGTGATCGTCGTCATCGTAGAGTTCGGGTCAAGGTAGTTGGCACTGCTGAACGTCCTAGATTAGCAGTGTTTCGCTCCAACCAGCACATTTATGTGCAGGTGATAGATGATACCCAGCATCACACTTTAGTTGCAGCTTCTACGGTGGAACCCGGTTTTAAATCCGAAGATTTATCGGGTGCAACCTGCGACGCTTCTGTCAAAATTGGCCAGTTAATTGCTGAACGGGCTGTGGCGAAAGGCATCAAACAAGTCGTTTTTGATCGGGGTGGATATATCTATCACGGTCGCGTCAAAGCTTTAGCGGATGCCGCCCGAGAAGCTGGACTAGATTTCTAATCAGGTTGGCTATGTTCGGTGGTAGAGACGCGCCAAGGCTCGTCTGGACATAGTAAACCCCTCTATCATAAAAGTTGTTCAGGATATTAAAACTATGGCAGAGCAGCAGCAACAGCAGCGTCGTAAAAAAAGTAATCGCACTAAAGAAAAAGAAACTGAGTGGCAAGAGCGGGTTGTCCAAATCCGTCGGGTTACTAAAGTGGTCAAAGGCGGTAAAAAACTCAGCTTCCGGGCTGTGGTGATTGTTGGTAATGAAAAAGGTCAAGTTGGTGTCGGTGTCGGTAAAGCCGCCGATGTCATTGGAGCCGTGAGAAAAGGGGTCGCAGACGGCCGTAAAAACGTTGTAGAAGTCCCCTTAACTAAGTCTAATTCCATTCCCCATCCGGTTAATGGTGAAGGGGGAGGTGCTCAAGTCATGATGCGTCCTGCGGCTCCGGGGACAGGGGTAATTGCTGGGGGAGCGGTGCGTACCGTTCTGGAATTAGCAGGGGTTCGCAATATCTTAGCCAAACAACTCGGTTCGAGCAATCCTCTGAATAATGCCAGAGCTACGATTCATGCTTTAAAATCATTACGAACCTTTGCAGAGGTGGCCAAAGAGCGGGGCATTCCCATTGAGCATCTTTACGCCTAATTCCATTATTCATCAGAAACAGTTCAAGTAGAAGCAATCATGAGACTCAACGATGCTATACCCAAACCTGGCTCTCGCAAACGCGGTCGTCGCCTAGGTCGTGGGATCTCTGCTGGTCAAGGCGCAAGCTCTGGAAAAGGGATGCGGGGTCAAAATTCTCGTTCCGGTCGCAGCACCCGTCCTGGCTTTGAAGGAGGTCAAAATCCTCTCTATCGTCGCCTTCCTAAACTTAAAGGCTTCCCTCTTGTTAATCGTAAACAATACACTACGATTAATGTAGGTCAGTTGGCATCCCTGAGTGCTAATACTGAAGTTACCCTAAATTCCCTGTTAGAAGCGGGACTCTTAACGGGATCTCGTGGCCCTCTGAAAATTTTAGGACATGGGGAACTGAATGTGGCACTGCGGATCGAAGCGGCAGCCTTTACCCAAGGCGCTCGTACCAAAATTGAAGCCGCAGGTGGGACTTGTCAGTTATCAGTCAACAGTAAACAGTTATCAGTGTAAGAGTTAATAGCCAACAACTATTACCTAGTAACTGATGGCTGGTACAGACCGACCATGGTCGGTCTCTACACTGTTGACTGATACAGACCGACCATGGTCGGTCTCTACACTGATCACTGATCACTGATAACTGATAACTGATTATGGTCGTTAGTCGAGACAAAGCGCCAACTGCACAGGAAACCTTCTTGCAGATGGCACAAGCTGCTGGTCTAAGAGGTCGGATTTTAGTCACCATTGGTTTACTCATTCTGGTGCGTGTGGGGGTATTCATCCCCATTCCCGGAATTGATCGGGCCAGTTTTTCTGCGGCAATTCAGAATAGTCCGGTGATTGGATTCCTCGATTTATTTTCTGGAGGCGGACTGTCGGCTCTGGGAATTTTTGCACTGGGGATTTTGCCCTATATTAATGCCTCCATCATCATGCAATTGATGACGGCGGCTTTACCCAGTCTCGAAGATCTACAAAAAAATGAGGGAGAAGCCGGACGCCGGAAGATTTCTCAAATTACTCGGTATGTGGCTTTAGGCTGGGCCCTGTTACAAAGTGTGGGAATTGCCTTATGGATTAATCCCTTTGCGGATAATCCCGGCATCCTATTCCAAGTTCAAGTGGTTCTTGCCCTGGCAGCCGGATCAATGTTTGTCATGTGGCTCTCGGAACTGATTACCGAACGTGGCATTGGCAACGGTGCTTCTTTACTGATTTTTCTGGGTATTGTGGCCGTATTACCGACATCCCTCGGTAATACCTTTGAGTTAGCTCAAAGCGGAGATCAGGCGATTGTCGGTCGGGTGATTCTGCTGTTAATCGTTTTTCTAGCGATGATCGTGGGGATTGTGTTTGTTCAGGAAGGAACACGACGCATTCCGATCGTTTCTGCTCGTCGCCAAGTCGGTCGTAAATTATACCGAGAAAAAACCAGCTATCTGCCTCTGCGCTTAAATCAAGGCGGGGTGATGCCGATTATTTTTGCCTCGGCGGTTTTGGTCTTACCGGCTTCCCTGGCTCAATTTACCAACAATCCGATTCTGGTTAACCTGGCAACCGCTTTAACGCCCAGTGGTTCCCCTTGGCTGTATGCCATTTTCTATTTATTCCTGATTGTGTTCTTTAGCTATTTCTATGCTTCATTAATTATGAATCCTATAGATATGGCACAGAACCTTAAGAAAATGGGGGCTAGTGTTCCGGGTATTCGTCCAGGTCGCGCTACCAGTGAGTATATTGAGCGGGTTTTAAATCGCTTGACCTTTTTGGGAGCTATCTTTTTAGGGTTAGTTGCTATTATCCCAACCATCGTTGAGAGTGCTACACGAGTTCCTACTTTCCGGGGCTTTGGCGCCACCTCTCTCCTGATTTTGGTAGGGGTAGCCATTGATACGGCTAAACAGGTACAAACCTACGTGATTTCTCAACGATATGAAGGAATGGTGAAACGATAGTGCACTTGATTTTTCTAGGCCCTCCAGGGTCGGGAAAGGGGACTCAAGCCGGCCAGATTTCTGCCAAGTTTACAGTGCCTCATATCTCGACCGGTGAAATTTTACGCACCCATGTCAGTCAAGAAACTGATCTGGGTCAAAAAGCTAAGGATTATATGGATCAAGGGGAATTAGTCCCTGATGATTTGATCTTGGATATGGTTGTCCATCGTCTTGAGCAATCTGATGCTCAAAACGGTTGGATCTTAGATGGGTTTCCCCGAAATATTTCTCAAGCGGACTTCGTGGCTACCACAATTATCCCGGCTGACAGTCACCCGAAAGAATTAGTCAGAGAGCTTCGAGTGATTAACTTAGATGTTCCTGATGATATTCTGGTACAGCGATTGTTAGCCCGAGGACGTCAGGATGATCATGAGGAAATCATTCGTCACCGCTTGCAAGTGTATCGGGAACAAACGGCTCCCTTAATTGATTATTATCAGGATCGAGATCAGCTTTATCACATCGATGGAAACCGTTCTATTGATGAAGTGACTGAGGAGTTGAGCCAGATTGTTTCTGCTTAGGAGATTTCCGGGCTGTTGAAGTGTAAACTTTTTCCAGAAGTTTTCCAGCAGCCAGATGGAGCGAGGAGCAAGTCCTTGGACTAAAGTTACTCCAACCTTACGAGTCAACATCTCCCCTCGGCCGTTGGTTTACCCTAGATTTCCCCAGGAATTGAAGGAAAGAGATTGACAAAAAACAGAGATTACGCTCAATTTTTTGATAAAATCTGTTAAGAAATGGGTTTGAACTCGAATTTCTGAACGTCGTCAGAGGAGCAAATCTCGGTCTTCTGTTGATCGAGGGGACAGATTGTTGAATTGAGGTAAAAATAACTTGGCTAAACAAGATCTCATTGAAATGGAAGGGACAGTCACTGAATCCCTTCCTAATGCTATGTTTCGCGTAGACTTGGATAATGGGTTTAATGTCTTGGCGCACATCTCGGGCAAAATTCGTCGGAATTACATTAAGATTTTGCCCGGAGATCGCGTCAAAGTAGAATTAACCCCCTATGACCTAACCAAAGGCAGAATCACCTATCGTCTACGGAAAAAATAGATGGAAATCTTATCCCTTAGCCTTTGGGGTAAGGGTTAGACTAGATAAAAATCAGGTTTTCAGTGATATAATAATAAATTTGTTGTAGTGTCGCCCAAATTGGCATGAAAGTTCGAGCATCAGTCCGCAAAATTTGTGAAAAGTGTCGCGTCATTCGCCGTCGAGGACGAGTGATGGTGATTTGTTCTAACCCCAAGCATAAGCAACGCCAAGGCTAACACCCTGGGTGATTCGGCGAGGACTGGCTCTGGGTCTTCCTGAACACAGGAAAACGAAACAGACTCAAGATTTCAAACTGCTGCGATTCACGCCTAGCTTTGAACCCGCCTAGATCCTGGTTAAGTCTTTAAGGAGTAGCTACAATTATGCTCCTTCCCACGCGAAAGAGTGTGCAGTATCCATCTAAACCGTAGCTTCAACTTGCATTCAGGGCTCAAGCCCTTCAGCCGATTGGGGATCAATTAATTGCCTATCATTCTACTGCATGATTTAGGCATTGTTGTGATTGTACATTTTAAAGGGAGACGTTCATTGTGGCACGGATAGCCGGAGTAGACCTTCCACGGGATAAACGTGTTGAAATCGGTCTGACTTACATTTATGGAATTGGACTTTCACGGTCTCAACAAATCATCAAAGACACGGGTGTCAATCCTGATATCCGGGTTAAAGATTTGAGTGATGCTGATGTCGCAGCCCTACGCGCCGCCGTTCAACTGTATCAGGTGGAAGGAGATCTGCGACGGATGGAGGCGATGAATATTAAACGCCTCATGGATATTGGTACCTATCGGGGGCGTCGTCATCGTCTAGGTCTGCCTGTGCGCGGTCAACGCACGCGGACAAATGCTAGAACCCGTCGAGGCGTTCGCCGTACCGTTGCGGGCAAGAAAAAAGCAGCCGCTAAGAAATAATTAGACAGGGCGTTTCCAACGACAGAAACTGCTGATTAAACTCCAGCAGCGTTCTGAATTCACAGAACAAGAAAATCGTAAACGAGATTACTATGGCGCGACAAACGAAAAAAACAGGGCCTAAAAAGCAAAAACGTAACGTCCCCAATGGGGTAGCCTACATCCAATCCACCTTTAACAATACGATTGTAACGATTACTGACCCCAATGGAGAGGTCATTTCTTGGGCTTCTGCCGGGTCTACGGGATTTAAAGGGGCTAAAAAGGGGACTCCTTTCGCTGCACAAACCGCAGCAGAAAACGCGGGACGCCGAGCCAATGATCAGGGAATGCGTCAGATTGAAGTCATGGTCAGTGGCCCAGGTGCGGGTCGGGAAACCGCGATTCGTGCGTTGCAAGGGGCTGGTTTAGAAATTACCCTGATTCGAGATATTACTCCAATTCCCCATAATGGTTGCCGTCCCCCGAAACGACGTCGCGTTTAAGTGCAGCTTTGCCAAGCTGTACAGGCGCAAGTGGGTCGCGTCTCTACTAGCAAGAATGAACCAAAACGCTTAGTTTCATTCTTTGCCTTATACTGTCAATTCATTTTGGGGTTCAATGGAGAAGGGAGGTCCATCGGTGGCGCAGTTTAAGATTGAGTGTATTGAATCGAACACTGATACAGACCGGAGTCAGTACGGAAAATTTGTCTTGGAACCTTTAGAACGGGGTCAAGGGACAACGGTTGGTAATGCCCTAAGACGGGTTTTACTCTCGAACTTAGAAGGATCAGCGATTACATCAGTCAGGGTTGCTGGTGTGAATCATGAGTTCGCAACGATGA of the Planktothrix sp. FACHB-1365 genome contains:
- the rpsE gene encoding 30S ribosomal protein S5 — its product is MAEQQQQQRRKKSNRTKEKETEWQERVVQIRRVTKVVKGGKKLSFRAVVIVGNEKGQVGVGVGKAADVIGAVRKGVADGRKNVVEVPLTKSNSIPHPVNGEGGGAQVMMRPAAPGTGVIAGGAVRTVLELAGVRNILAKQLGSSNPLNNARATIHALKSLRTFAEVAKERGIPIEHLYA
- the rpmJ gene encoding 50S ribosomal protein L36, with amino-acid sequence MKVRASVRKICEKCRVIRRRGRVMVICSNPKHKQRQG
- the rpsH gene encoding 30S ribosomal protein S8; amino-acid sequence: MAANDTIADMLTRIRNSCMARHQTTQIPSTKMTRSIAQVLKQEGFIGDFEETGEGIKKYLVVSLKYNSKTKAPTIQKLQRVSRPGLRVYRNRKELPRVLGGIGVAIISTSRGVMTDREARRQGLGGEVLCYIW
- the infA gene encoding translation initiation factor IF-1, which produces MAKQDLIEMEGTVTESLPNAMFRVDLDNGFNVLAHISGKIRRNYIKILPGDRVKVELTPYDLTKGRITYRLRKK
- the rplE gene encoding 50S ribosomal protein L5 translates to MVAKLKTIYLDKIVPKMMDQFKYENIHQVPKIVKITVNRGLGEASQNAKALESSINELAVITGQKPVVTRAKKAIAGFKIRKGMPVGVMVTLRSDRMYAFLDRLINLSLPRIRDFRGVSGKSFDGRGNYSLGVREQLIFPEINYDSIDQIRGLDIAIVTTAKTDEEGRALLKEMGMPFRDS
- the rplR gene encoding 50S ribosomal protein L18, whose protein sequence is MKLTRQESRDRRHRRVRVKVVGTAERPRLAVFRSNQHIYVQVIDDTQHHTLVAASTVEPGFKSEDLSGATCDASVKIGQLIAERAVAKGIKQVVFDRGGYIYHGRVKALADAAREAGLDF
- the rplF gene encoding 50S ribosomal protein L6, giving the protein MSRIGKRPISVPKQVTLTINGQQVTVKGPKGELSRVLPPEVVVEQDGETVNVKRASESRTARQRHGLCRTLVSNMVEGVSNGFERRLEIQGVGYRASVQGTNLVLNVGYSKPVEMIPPEGIRVAVENNTNVIISGIDKEIVGNMAARVRAVRPPEPYKGKGIRYQGEVVRRKAGKTGKGGKK
- the rpsM gene encoding 30S ribosomal protein S13, producing the protein MARIAGVDLPRDKRVEIGLTYIYGIGLSRSQQIIKDTGVNPDIRVKDLSDADVAALRAAVQLYQVEGDLRRMEAMNIKRLMDIGTYRGRRHRLGLPVRGQRTRTNARTRRGVRRTVAGKKKAAAKK
- a CDS encoding adenylate kinase: MVHLIFLGPPGSGKGTQAGQISAKFTVPHISTGEILRTHVSQETDLGQKAKDYMDQGELVPDDLILDMVVHRLEQSDAQNGWILDGFPRNISQADFVATTIIPADSHPKELVRELRVINLDVPDDILVQRLLARGRQDDHEEIIRHRLQVYREQTAPLIDYYQDRDQLYHIDGNRSIDEVTEELSQIVSA
- the rpsK gene encoding 30S ribosomal protein S11; this translates as MARQTKKTGPKKQKRNVPNGVAYIQSTFNNTIVTITDPNGEVISWASAGSTGFKGAKKGTPFAAQTAAENAGRRANDQGMRQIEVMVSGPGAGRETAIRALQGAGLEITLIRDITPIPHNGCRPPKRRRV
- the rplX gene encoding 50S ribosomal protein L24, encoding MSKKTTSDKSQRYKMHVKKGDTVQVITGSDRGKVGEILRVLPKVSKVVVKDVNVRTKHVKPRQEGESGQITTFEAPIHSSNVMLYSTKENVASRACYTFTDDGRKVRMLKKTGEIID
- the rplO gene encoding 50S ribosomal protein L15 gives rise to the protein MRLNDAIPKPGSRKRGRRLGRGISAGQGASSGKGMRGQNSRSGRSTRPGFEGGQNPLYRRLPKLKGFPLVNRKQYTTINVGQLASLSANTEVTLNSLLEAGLLTGSRGPLKILGHGELNVALRIEAAAFTQGARTKIEAAGGTCQLSVNSKQLSV
- the secY gene encoding preprotein translocase subunit SecY; this encodes MVVSRDKAPTAQETFLQMAQAAGLRGRILVTIGLLILVRVGVFIPIPGIDRASFSAAIQNSPVIGFLDLFSGGGLSALGIFALGILPYINASIIMQLMTAALPSLEDLQKNEGEAGRRKISQITRYVALGWALLQSVGIALWINPFADNPGILFQVQVVLALAAGSMFVMWLSELITERGIGNGASLLIFLGIVAVLPTSLGNTFELAQSGDQAIVGRVILLLIVFLAMIVGIVFVQEGTRRIPIVSARRQVGRKLYREKTSYLPLRLNQGGVMPIIFASAVLVLPASLAQFTNNPILVNLATALTPSGSPWLYAIFYLFLIVFFSYFYASLIMNPIDMAQNLKKMGASVPGIRPGRATSEYIERVLNRLTFLGAIFLGLVAIIPTIVESATRVPTFRGFGATSLLILVGVAIDTAKQVQTYVISQRYEGMVKR